A region from the Riemerella anatipestifer genome encodes:
- the ligA gene encoding NAD-dependent DNA ligase LigA — MLQEDIRRRIENLRETLHQHNYNYYVLDTPSISDYEFDVMLEELKNLELAHPEFADDNSPTQRVGGNITKNFPTVEHRHRMYSLDNSYNFEDLSDWQNRLIKSLDTTDIEYVAELKYDGASISILYENGAFKQAVTRGDGFQGDEITANVKTISDIPLKIKGEYPNTFYIRGEIYLTKKHFNLINKAREKEGLDLFMNPRNTASGSLKMQDSTEVRKRKLSAVLYQVVAEDTPVKTHWELLEQTKDWGFKTSQQAKLCKNLDEVKDFIDYWDKERQHLDFEIDGIVIKVNNLNQQQLLGYTAKSPRWAMAHKFKAEKVETQLESISYQVGRTGAITPVANLKPVLLAGTIVKRASLHNEDIIRKLNLHTQDFVYVEKGGEIIPKIVGVNEEKRLPNATSVAYISHCPECHMPLVRNEGEAAHFCPNEAHCPPQVVGKMIHYVSRKALNIENLGSETIEQLFRERLISNIADFYTLTKEQLLPLDRMAEKSAQNILDGIEKSKQIPFEKVLFGLGIKHVGETVAKKLVKNFHTIDGLKKATLEELTEVEDVGIKIAESLVNYFQNEENIEILDRLKSYGIQLEQEENTNTKVSDVLEGKTFLFTGKLSLFTREQAEEMVEKHGGKNISAVSKNLNYLVVGEKAGSKLKKAQTLGTVTILDEQEFLDLINTEG; from the coding sequence ATGCTCCAAGAAGATATAAGGCGCAGAATAGAGAACCTTAGAGAAACTCTGCACCAGCATAATTATAATTACTATGTTCTAGACACTCCAAGTATTTCTGATTATGAATTTGATGTAATGCTGGAAGAACTAAAAAACCTAGAGCTAGCTCACCCCGAATTTGCAGATGATAACTCTCCCACACAAAGAGTAGGTGGTAACATTACCAAAAATTTCCCCACGGTAGAACACCGTCACAGAATGTATTCCTTAGATAATTCTTATAACTTCGAAGACCTATCCGACTGGCAAAACAGACTGATTAAAAGTTTAGATACAACCGATATAGAATATGTAGCAGAACTAAAGTATGATGGAGCATCTATTTCTATACTTTATGAAAACGGTGCATTCAAGCAAGCGGTTACTAGAGGCGATGGTTTCCAAGGCGACGAAATTACAGCCAATGTAAAAACCATTTCGGATATTCCGCTAAAAATCAAAGGAGAATACCCTAACACCTTCTACATCAGAGGAGAAATATATCTCACAAAAAAACACTTCAACCTCATCAATAAAGCTAGAGAAAAAGAGGGTTTAGACCTTTTTATGAATCCTAGAAATACCGCTAGCGGAAGCCTTAAAATGCAGGACAGCACAGAGGTCAGAAAAAGAAAACTTTCGGCAGTACTCTACCAAGTAGTAGCAGAAGACACTCCTGTAAAAACACACTGGGAACTACTAGAACAAACTAAAGACTGGGGATTTAAAACATCTCAACAAGCTAAACTCTGTAAAAATCTAGATGAAGTAAAAGATTTTATTGACTATTGGGACAAAGAAAGACAACATCTTGATTTTGAAATAGACGGGATTGTAATTAAAGTCAATAATCTTAATCAACAACAGCTACTAGGCTACACTGCCAAATCTCCAAGATGGGCAATGGCTCATAAATTTAAAGCAGAAAAAGTAGAAACACAATTAGAAAGCATTTCTTATCAGGTGGGACGTACTGGGGCCATAACCCCTGTAGCTAATCTAAAACCCGTACTTCTGGCAGGGACAATCGTAAAACGAGCCTCTCTACACAACGAGGATATTATAAGAAAACTCAATCTACACACTCAAGACTTTGTTTATGTAGAAAAAGGTGGAGAAATTATTCCCAAAATAGTGGGCGTTAATGAAGAAAAAAGATTGCCAAATGCAACGTCGGTAGCCTACATCAGCCACTGTCCAGAGTGCCATATGCCACTAGTGAGAAACGAAGGAGAAGCCGCACATTTTTGTCCCAACGAAGCCCATTGTCCTCCACAAGTGGTTGGGAAAATGATACATTATGTTTCTAGAAAAGCCCTCAATATAGAAAATTTAGGCTCCGAGACTATAGAACAACTTTTCAGAGAAAGGCTCATTTCTAACATTGCTGATTTTTATACACTTACTAAAGAGCAGCTACTCCCCTTAGATAGAATGGCAGAAAAATCTGCTCAGAACATTTTGGACGGCATTGAAAAATCCAAACAAATTCCATTTGAAAAAGTGCTATTTGGCTTAGGAATTAAACATGTAGGTGAAACTGTAGCCAAAAAATTGGTAAAAAACTTTCATACTATTGACGGACTAAAAAAAGCTACTTTAGAGGAACTCACAGAAGTAGAAGATGTAGGAATAAAGATAGCTGAAAGCCTCGTGAATTACTTTCAGAATGAAGAAAATATTGAAATCTTAGATAGACTAAAATCTTACGGTATCCAACTAGAACAAGAAGAAAATACCAACACAAAAGTAAGTGATGTTTTAGAAGGCAAGACCTTTCTATTTACTGGCAAATTATCCCTATTCACTAGAGAGCAAGCCGAGGAAATGGTAGAAAAGCATGGTGGAAAAAACATTTCCGCGGTATCCAAAAACCTCAACTATTTAGTGGTAGGTGAAAAGGCAGGGAGCAAACTTAAAAAAGCCCAAACTCTAGGCACAGTAACCATATTAGACGAACAAGAATTTTTGGATTTGATAAATACTGAGGGATAA
- a CDS encoding PLDc N-terminal domain-containing protein: MNILILTLVFALIIANFIWAVVNIGKNEPNRLLWHLFVCFFPVFGPLVFLAKSRK; the protein is encoded by the coding sequence ATGAACATTTTAATTTTAACATTAGTTTTTGCTCTAATTATAGCAAACTTTATTTGGGCAGTCGTAAATATTGGAAAAAACGAACCTAACAGACTATTATGGCATTTATTTGTATGTTTTTTTCCTGTATTTGGTCCGCTTGTATTCTTAGCGAAGAGTAGAAAATAA